A window of Penaeus chinensis breed Huanghai No. 1 chromosome 9, ASM1920278v2, whole genome shotgun sequence genomic DNA:
CTAACGCAAGTGTCATATTCGTTAGCATTATCAACTAAAATTATGGAACATAATAAGTACTTTGataaattaagttttttttttcactccataATGTTCTTAATGATGCTTTATCATTAGATCTATCAATGTTTATTATTAGTACAAGGTGTATCTGTATTGTCCTTGCCATCACTATGATACTCAGTATTGATCCATTATAACTTGCCAAAAACTTTTTCTGCCTTGCCCGCGggcctctaacccccccccccctctcccgcagtAGGCAAGCTGGAGTCGTCGCCGAAGTGGTCGTCGGCCGCCCCCGCCACCTCCGCCCCCGGGGCAGGCAGCGGCGCCGGGGGGTGCAGCTCCCCCCTCACCGCCCTGGAGCGCCCTTCGTCctgtccctcccccgtcccctcaccACCCTCACCGCCCACTCCGCCCACTCCGTGCACCACGGCGGCAACGTGGGCATCCACTCCAGCATGGGCGGCATGCAGCAGGGCAGCCACCCcccgccgcccccaccccccttctcgctCCTCAACCACACCGTCAACAACTACATGCTCCCCGACCCTACCAAGAGCAACCTCATCTCGCAGCTCTTCTGAACCGCCTCCGACCTGACGCTGCAACCAACGCCGCTGCCAACCCCCCCCGCCACCACCCCTGcccccgccgccaccgccgccgctggCCAGCGCTACCGCGTCCGCCACAGACAGACGCCGGCCGCGCCTTCGCCCTCGACGAGTAGTGCCACCTCCTTGATATCCGATCCCTATCAGtactatcaccactactaccAGAGTCGGCAAGACCCGTACGACCTCTATAACGACTGCCAGGCGAACAATGACCCCTCGGCGTTCCCAAGTACCACCCGATACCGCAGATAACCAGTCAGCGCAACGGCTAGAGACAGTAGACAACCCTCCCCCACCATACGCCTCCCCTTCAGGAGCCTACTCAGTGGCGGTTCACCGAGCAAGAAATGCTGTATCATTCCCTTTCTCCAGCGCGCGATGAAGCCTCTCACAGAGGAACCTGAAGCCGACGTCCCTCAGActcgcttctccttctctctcttctacaaggACCACgcctgcacagagagagagagagagaatggagagagggagagggcggcgagAGAGTCAGCTCCGAGTATATTCCACGAGCTGCAGCAGCAACGCAGAAAGGAcaccctccattccctttccccgaCAGGCTACGACGTGGCAGCGAGTGTTAACAGGTCTATAGATTTATATAACGTATCTgttccctctcccgttctccaTAAGAAAACAGCGGGACAACCAGCAGTGTTGTTTTAAAGACGGCATTTTACAGAACCGAGTTGTATAAACACTAAATCCTGTagccattgtttttttcttgaagatGAAGGTCAATTAAAGGAATGATTATGTGCCCCGTAATGAccttggagaaagaaagagagactttgAGCTGGGCCAAGGCCCACAATGACCTTGGATTGGCCTTCGCTTGGACAAATCTACATAGACTGATTATATACTGTACATAGATTCGCCTATTACTGTGTTCTCAAACCATACTTTTAAGTAttacgtgtatgcatgtgcgtgttatGACGGTCTGCGTAGGTGCACATGTACGTATGAGGGTAACATGAGAGTACTTTCGAAACTCTCACATCCGGACGTCTGATGTTGTAATGTCCCTTTAGGAAAAGACGTTTTTGAAGTGCAAATACGGCTAGAAAAACGGCCGATTTTTGCGTTTCGTTCATGGGGTTATTTTTGTGACTTACGTGTTGTACATAGGAGTTCTATATGAGTTGTGAGTTAGTGTATTGaaaacttgtatttttttttcgtttgttaaaCCAACAGACGAGTTTATCATACCTGTCTTGTTTCTCAAAAAATAGTTTCCCCTGTTGCGGAAACTGGCGATCTTTTTTTCTATCGTTCCATTTAACTACAGGGAAAACGGGggaaaaatcatatattttttcctttcttttaacaaTATCTAGTCTCGTGTGCAAGTGCAGttgcgtgtttgcgtgagtgAATTTCCTTTTTTGCGTGGACTCGGCATATATTGCTCAGTCTCACTGTCCAGACGTagagataacaaaagagagaaaaaaatcattagcATAGAGTGGGACAGTCACCATAGATTCGTTTAGTTGCGCCTTTGTTTACCCTCCAGAATTGAGAGAAATTTCCATATTTGTAAATAACAGAATATCTGAACCTCGGTAACCACATTAAAGAATCTCTCTATCGTTCGTTCTTCATgttctccgtttcttcttccattcccttttccttctttctaatcCTTAccaactcttgttttttttcttttactctttccctttcAGTTTCACTTTTCAACAAGTTTCAGGTCTCCGTTTTCTCCCGACCGGAGCACTTATTCTAGTCTTTCGAAAACTAGTCATTTacggacaaagaaaacgaaactaaaaaaaaaagaaaagaatagatttGATCCCAATTTTTAGATTTACAATTTGCAAATTTTCCAATACGCAGTGGTTGTTCAGTGTGCAAAGTACTGTTTCTGTatgatatttaaaacaaaatgtaCTAAATAATTTTACGTACTTTAGAGAGTTAGAGAAGCAAAGAAGGTTTAGGTCAGAGAACCGACCTACcccgagaaaagagagaaaaaaaaagagagaaaatccctCGTAAGTCCCTATTGTAAATCCCTTTTGCCCGAGAGCTTcttgtaaatattatcaatatatcaagTGGAATATTTCCATTCATTACAAACAATCACcaactcccttccctcatccccccacccccccccaaaaaaaaaaaaaaatatgataaacatgTTAATTACTTGTATAAAAAAAACCTCACCATGGAGAGAGCCTTGttttaatgatatttatttattatctttatacatttatcacTCATTATTTCCCTCCCATTATTAGGCTTGCTGAATATTGGCTTGTGGCTCGTAGGCTGTAGTTTCATGATCAATGTTCTAAtttcatctcattctcttccttattcttattaccgCGTGTGTTTCCCTGTTTTCCAGCCCTCTCTCTGTAGTCAGGTTTAAGTATTTATTAAGTGAAGTTGTGAAAGCAATTATGATGCTCTTGTGACTTTTTTATGAATCCACTGTGTGATAATGAcaaattcaaacaaaaaaaagagagatgataatgataatgataatgataattatgatatttgaaTTTTCATATCAATAGCGGCCATGGTGCGGGAACCTTAGTATGTGCGAATTTTAGTGGCTAGAGAGAAAGtaagtcaaagagaaagaaaatgggagaaagatagagagaacatTCTTTTTATTATGTGAATActagagtgaaggagaagaagaaatagaaaagaaagaaagaagacatacccgagaggaaggagagggtaggaagagaataatgatattcGAAACGCCTTTGGACCAAAAACAGAGATGGCTCCGTAGGCCCATctcaacagaaaataaaaaaacttggGCAGTCGAGTTGGCTCTTATCAAACAGCCTATCTCCCTATTTAtgcctctctccatttttctcccaTGAATTCACTACTGTAAATATGCAACGTTAGTGATAAATCCGACCTTgtaatgatgttgacaataatatttatcattttacgttttgaacacgtttttttttctctctcgagttccgttttctttcgttttctaaaGGTACCGATTCATGGCCGacaatgttattatttcttctcaTGTATATCGTATATTTCCGATTATCAACCACAAGCTTCTATGTAACTAAGATGTGCGTGTATTACTGGAGATGGATCACCTtctgtaataaaataaataaatatgtgacaCGGTTGTTTTCCTATTACCACTTCCTTGAGTAATGAAATATGGCGTAAGGTATGCGTGgactgtattttttgtttaacaAGAACAGGAATTGATAAAAATTCTTCTAACGTTCACGACTGTAATAAAGGTGAATATAACAACACGTTCAAAGACATCGAAAGAGCATTTGGATAACGATAATATTTGTATTGgtaatattagatatagatatagatatagatatagatatagatagatagacattgtgAAAGCAGTacgaataatgttaacaacaacagtgataaaaacagcaataatattaatttctacaaaaatagaaaagtaataatactaaagaaaattactatgataataacaacaaggatactattaacaacaacagcaacgacgatGATCTTATCaacaataaagagaaatattgatacaaaaatgtttaaaatattGCCATTATGAACAATAACAGTTATCATGATAccataaaatgataaaattataccgatgataatgataacaaaagttatgaaaaagttaataacaataatgataagaatgatgataatgatgataatgataatgataaaaaactagtaatgatgaaaataacaatgatgataagcatGATATTGACTATAGTAAtgtcgatgatggtgatgataatgatgaagacagtaatgataatagaaataatgataaagataataataataataattatggtactaataatagtaataatagtaataataataatataaaaatgataatggtgataataataaaacaaaataatgaaagcaatagtaaagacaatgataatgataatgataatgataatgataatgatgctaatgatgatagtaattataatgatagtgattacgataataacagcaataatgataatgatggtaatgatgattacaatgataattatcataataattattatcataatagtaacaatgacaataacaatagttatagcaatgataataataaaaataatgaaaataataataagagtaataatgataataataataataacaataatagtaatactactactactactaataaaggtaacaataatgataataataataatgataatgataataataataataataataatgataataatgataataattacaacgataataataatatcactaataataaaaataataatattaatgataataataataatgataatgatgacatcaataataataacaataatgataataatgatgataataatgataatgataataataataaggatgataatgataacattaataactatgaggataataataacggtaatgataataatgataataataataatgatagtcacaataatgataataataataataatattaataatgatagtcacaataataataataatagtgataataataataataacaacaataatgataatgataaggataataataataataatagcaattaaattatagtaataaaataataataatgatgataataataacaatgataatgataatggtaataatgataataattttaccaataataacgatgataataatgatagtgataataataataataataacaataataatgataatgataattatgataaccataataataaaaatgataataataataatgataatgataatgatactactattactactaatgatgataatgataatgataaaaatgattataataacaataataaaaataataataacaacaatatttgtgataataataccgatagtaataacaataataacaataatgataataatgataataatgatgatactgagagtaatcaaattaatgaaaataaccataataataataaatattgttatcataattatggtaacaataataataatagtaatactaatgatgataataaagataataataataataatgataatgataatgatactactactactactactactactaataataataataatgatagtaattttaatgataataatgataataataataataataataataataataataataataataataataatgataataattttaacgatattaataaaaaatgaataatgatgataatgatataaataataactattacaaaaaaaacaaaatgacaaaaaattgttatagtgatgatgattatgataacaattatgataataataacattaatgataataataatataaataataataataaataatgataaagacattaataaaaaaaataatgatgataatgataacgataatgacaataaagatcatgaaaacacacacacacgcacacacacacacacaaacacacacgcacacacacacacacacacacacacacacacacacacacacacacacacacacatatatatatatatatatataaatatatatggatatagatatagatatgatatagatatagttatagatatagatattgatagatagatatacatagataatatgaGCAATACTGACTGAACATCGCAGACAGAAACTGATGCAAAAGATCATATTATCAAAGAAGGTAAAATAGCTTTATTTTATTAACCCAAGATGAACGACGAAAAACATGAGATAGCTTACGGTTTTGAGATGAATGAAGGAATATAGTATTTTATATGCTAACAAACTATATATTAATTTGTCAGCATAATCTAAGAACgatgaatagaaataataacaatgataacagtaataatgataataataattataataaaagtgataacgattttaatgataataatagtaatgataataataataataatgataataatgataataataataataataataataataataataataataacaataataataataataataataataataaaagcaacactaataataataataataataagaaaaagaagtagaagaagaagtagaagaagaagcagaagaaaaagcagaagaggaagaagtagaagaagaggaagaagaagaaaagaagaagacgatcaACAACgacaagatggtgatgatgatgaagaagaagaagagcaaggaagaggaagagaaggatgaggaggagaaacatgGATAGTGGCGACTACACCGTATCACATACACGCTAACTTTCAACTATAGAGAAAAAGGTTAGACTCCAGCGCTGCCTCTGGCTGAACTGAACTGTACTTTCCTTCTTCTGATCTCTCAAGGCAAGGAGGGCGAGTGGCGTCTGTGCCGAGATAAGAACTTTTCTGAggatttcttcctcctctccctctctgtctgtctgtctgtctgtctatccgtgtgtatgtccgtctgtccctcgctctctctttctctcctaccccaccccctatctctcattttctccctccctcttcctttcctctccctcctttctccctgcctccatcttcctctctttctctctctccttccctccatctccctctctttccctctccatccatctctctctctctctctctctctctctctctctctctctctctctctctctctctctctctctctctctctctctctctctctctctctctctctttttctccgtccctcccttcttccctctctctctatctttctgtcattctctctctctgctttttcacAGTTATACTGTTTTTAAGGTTAAACAGTTTAACGGGTTTTCTGATAGTAAATAGCagctataatgaaaaaaaaaaaaaaaaaacatgattatgaTCGTTTCTATTGCGAGAGTGAGTTCATTTTCATTCACTAATTGTCCTTTGTACCGCACTTCGGGAGAATGAAGCTTCGATACACATccctgatgattttttttttttttatcatcgaaATCAAGCTTATTTAATCTGAttctattatatttcattttctcttacgcTCACCGTTCCTTTCGTGTTCTTgcccttccaccctttccatcacccctcctccttctacccttccgTTACCTCCCTCCCCATTGCAcacctaacccccccctcccccttcacgacccctgcccccccccccctcctccgaagCACAGGATCGTCCAAGCGGAAGTCTGCGCTCCCGACTCGCTCTGACGTCCGGCATTCCATCGGTTTCACGCAAAGTTTCCCCttcgctccgtctctctcgctctctctctctctctctctctctctctctctctctctctctctctctctctctctcctctcctctcctcttctttgtccgtctctccccccctcctctctctctctctctctctctctctctctctctctctctctctctctctctctctctctctctctctctctctcctctcctctcctctcctttgtccgtctctcctctctctctctctctctctctctctctctctctctctctctctctctctctctctttctctctctctctctctcctctcctctcctctcctctcctctcctctcctttgtccgtctctccccttactctctctctctctctctctctctctctctctctctctctctctctcctctcctctcctctcctctcctctcctttgtccgtctctcccctcactctctctctctctctctcctctcctttccttccccttccccccgtctgtctctcccctcactctctctctctcccctctcctcaaacacccccttccccccattcgtctctcctctcacccccccaccccccgtccgcctctcccttcacacacactctctctcctctcctctccttccccttccccctgtctgtctctcctttcgccgtcccctcctccccctcttcgctgTGGAGTTGATGGGAGAGGAATGCGCTTCCAACGACCGTGTGCGCAATCACGTACACAAGTAT
This region includes:
- the LOC125028722 gene encoding probable serine/threonine-protein kinase clkA; protein product: MTPRRSQVPPDTADNQSAQRLETVDNPPPPYASPSGAYSVAVHRARNANNSYSNDNNKNNENNNKSNNDNNNNNNNSNTTTTTNKGNNNDNNNNDNDNNNNNNNDNNDNNYNDNNNITNNKNNNINDNNNNDNDDINNNNNNDNNDDNNDNDNNNKDDNDNINNYEDNNNGNDNNDNNNNDSHNNDNNNNNINNDSHNNNNNSDNNNNNNNNDNDKDKHNLRTMNRNNNNDNSNNDNNNYNKSDNDFNDNNSNDNNNNNDNNDNNNNNNNNNNNNNNNNNNNNNNKSNTNNNNNNNNDSNNNNNNYNYDNAYDNNNDNDNNNNGNSNSTNDDSNDNNNNDDDDNNNNNNNNNNNNGNYNNDNNNKDNKDNITNDNSRADDNDNVNDNNNNNDNDNYNDNNNNNNDNYNNNDESNDNNNNHNNNNNNNNNNYNNNNNNNRNNNNNNNNNNNNNNNNNNNNNNNNNNNSNNNNNNNNNNNNNNNNNNDNNNNDSNNNNNYDGNNNNHNNN